The proteins below are encoded in one region of Argopecten irradians isolate NY unplaced genomic scaffold, Ai_NY scaffold_1232, whole genome shotgun sequence:
- the LOC138314032 gene encoding uncharacterized protein, protein MAHFEKTDTHFSVFFQEDKTIQIVVKDKVVFGEDEHVKVLWKTSNITDDGRTVVEDMPYEGVVIFSGSLIKCRNFKKMAEKEINLSKEENANNLISSGKEMKLSSGKRGASIKLKRALKEETGSCSTALQEESDQAKQQKKEVRTKPKAINKLKLKEMAAFAGLPSPSTPQKAVTTTVTSRTPGNGTIAAR, encoded by the exons ATGGCACATTTCGAGAAGACGGATACacatttttcagtttttttccAAGAGGATAAAACAATTCAGATTGTCGTCAAAGACAAGGTTGTATTTGGAGAGGATGAACATGTAAAGGTGTTATGGAAAACGTCCAATATAACTGATGATGGCAGAACAGTGGTGGAAGATATGCCTTATGAAGGAGTGGTTATATTTTCCGGAA GTCTCATCAAATGCAGAAACTTcaaaaaaatggctgaaaaaGAGATAAACCTTTCAAAGGAGGAGAATGCTAATAATTTAATCTCATCAGGAAAGGAGATGAAACTTTCTTCAGGAAAACGGGGTGCCAGTATAAAGTTAAAGAGGGCGCTAAAGGAAGAGACAGGTTCCTGTAGCACAGCACTTCAGGAAGAGAGTGACCAAGCAAAACAGCAAAAGAAGGAAGTAAGGACGAAACCCAAAGCCATTAATAAGCTGAAGTTAAAAGAAATGGCAGCATTTGCAGGACTACCAAGTCCTTCAACGCCACAGAAGGCTGTCACGACCACTGTGACATCTAGAACGCCAGGTAATGGGACCATCGCAGCAAGATAA